A genomic segment from Desulfurella amilsii encodes:
- a CDS encoding type Z 30S ribosomal protein S14, which produces MARKAMIEKSKKNPKFKVRTKNRCNICGRSRGYIRDFGICRICFRNLASKGEIPGITKASW; this is translated from the coding sequence ATGGCTAGAAAGGCAATGATTGAAAAATCTAAAAAAAATCCAAAATTTAAAGTAAGAACTAAAAATAGGTGCAATATATGCGGAAGATCAAGAGGTTATATTAGGGATTTTGGCATTTGTAGAATTTGTTTTAGAAACTTAGCTTCAAAGGGAGAAATTCCAGGTATAACCAAGGCTAGTTGGTAA
- the rplE gene encoding 50S ribosomal protein L5, producing MKKYYKENVIPYIMQKFSYKNVMQVPKLEKIVLNIGMAEGATDIKILDSALEEIAAITGQKGVITRAKNSIANFKLRKGQTIGCKVTLRKDRMYEFLERFISFSLPRIRDFRGVSKKNFDGRGNYTLGVTEQLIFPEINYDKILKMHGISISFVTTSKSDEEAFELLKAFGMPFAKAS from the coding sequence ATGAAAAAATACTATAAGGAAAATGTGATACCATACATTATGCAGAAATTTTCTTATAAAAATGTTATGCAAGTTCCTAAATTAGAGAAAATTGTATTAAATATTGGCATGGCAGAAGGTGCAACCGATATAAAAATATTGGATTCAGCACTTGAAGAGATTGCTGCCATAACTGGTCAAAAAGGTGTAATTACAAGAGCAAAGAATTCTATTGCAAATTTCAAGCTGAGAAAAGGTCAAACAATAGGTTGCAAAGTAACGTTAAGAAAGGATAGAATGTATGAGTTTTTAGAACGATTTATTAGTTTTAGTTTACCAAGAATTAGAGATTTTAGAGGCGTTTCTAAAAAGAATTTTGATGGTCGTGGAAATTACACCCTTGGCGTTACAGAACAGTTGATTTTCCCAGAAATTAACTACGATAAAATACTTAAAATGCATGGGATAAGCATTTCTTTTGTTACTACATCAAAGAGCGACGAGGAAGCTTTCGAATTATTAAAAGCTTTTGGTATGCCCTTTGCTAAAGCGAGTTAG
- the rplX gene encoding 50S ribosomal protein L24 — translation MSSVYSNMRTKLKKGDLVKVITGKDKGKIGKIISFVPKKNRAIVEGVKIIKKHEKATQTSKGGIIEKEAPIDISNVMLVCPHCNKPTRIASKFLDDGTKVRVCQKCNETI, via the coding sequence ATGTCTAGTGTGTATTCAAACATGAGAACTAAACTTAAAAAAGGTGACTTAGTTAAAGTAATAACCGGCAAAGACAAAGGAAAAATAGGGAAAATTATATCCTTTGTGCCAAAAAAGAACAGAGCAATAGTTGAAGGTGTGAAAATTATAAAAAAACACGAAAAAGCAACTCAAACATCAAAGGGTGGCATAATAGAGAAAGAGGCGCCTATTGATATATCTAATGTAATGTTAGTATGTCCTCATTGTAATAAACCTACACGTATTGCAAGTAAATTTTTAGATGATGGCACAAAAGTAAGGGTTTGTCAAAAATGCAACGAAACCATATAA
- the rplN gene encoding 50S ribosomal protein L14 produces MIQPFTMLKSADNSGAKKIMCIKVLGGSKRRYAYVGDVIVASVKEAIPNGKVKKGDVVKAVIVRTKKEFRRDDGSYIRFDENAAVIINNQKEPIGTRIFGPVVRELRMKDFMKIISLAPEVL; encoded by the coding sequence ATGATACAACCTTTTACAATGCTAAAATCAGCTGATAATTCTGGAGCAAAAAAAATAATGTGTATAAAGGTTCTTGGCGGATCAAAAAGAAGATATGCTTATGTTGGCGATGTTATAGTGGCATCTGTTAAAGAAGCTATACCTAATGGCAAAGTAAAAAAAGGCGATGTTGTAAAGGCAGTAATTGTCAGAACCAAAAAAGAATTTAGAAGAGATGATGGCTCATATATCAGATTTGACGAAAACGCTGCAGTGATAATTAATAATCAAAAAGAGCCAATAGGGACAAGAATTTTTGGGCCAGTTGTAAGAGAGCTAAGAATGAAGGATTTTATGAAGATTATATCTCTTGCACCAGAGGTTCTATAA
- the rpsQ gene encoding 30S ribosomal protein S17 — protein sequence MSRFIGEGVVLSDKMDKTRVVRIEEYKLHTKIKKYVKKTKKFKIHDEQNESKVGDVVQFISCRPISKEKSFRLLKIVQRYVGLGEEI from the coding sequence ATGAGCAGGTTTATTGGAGAAGGTGTTGTCCTTAGTGACAAGATGGACAAAACTAGAGTAGTTAGGATTGAAGAATATAAATTACACACAAAGATTAAGAAGTATGTTAAAAAAACAAAAAAATTTAAGATTCACGATGAGCAAAATGAATCAAAAGTGGGTGATGTTGTCCAATTTATAAGCTGCAGACCTATATCCAAAGAAAAAAGCTTTAGGTTGCTTAAAATTGTGCAACGATATGTTGGGTTAGGAGAAGAAATATGA
- the rpmC gene encoding 50S ribosomal protein L29: protein MKKNDAKELDIKALKESEQKIREELMRLRLKKGFEQLENPKRIKNLKKDLARALTRVKQLEKEL, encoded by the coding sequence ATGAAGAAAAATGATGCCAAAGAATTGGATATAAAAGCCTTGAAAGAATCAGAACAAAAGATAAGAGAAGAGCTTATGCGTTTAAGGCTAAAAAAAGGTTTCGAACAACTAGAAAATCCTAAGAGAATTAAAAATTTAAAAAAAGATTTAGCACGCGCGTTAACAAGAGTTAAGCAATTGGAGAAAGAATTATGA
- the rplP gene encoding 50S ribosomal protein L16: MLMPKKTKFRKYQRNRHGVEGLTKRGSQLAFGEFGLKAIGRGEITSNQIEAARVAINRRLKHQGKLWIRIFPDFPLTKKPAETRMGKGKGSIEKWVCVIKPGRILYEVGGVSEELAKSAFELASSKLNINTKFVKSGEWL; the protein is encoded by the coding sequence ATGTTAATGCCAAAGAAAACGAAATTTAGAAAATATCAACGCAACCGACATGGCGTAGAAGGTTTAACAAAAAGAGGAAGTCAGCTTGCTTTTGGTGAGTTTGGGTTAAAAGCGATTGGAAGAGGTGAAATAACAAGTAATCAAATAGAAGCAGCAAGGGTTGCAATAAATAGAAGGCTTAAACATCAAGGTAAGCTTTGGATTAGAATATTTCCCGATTTTCCTCTTACAAAAAAACCAGCAGAGACAAGAATGGGAAAAGGAAAAGGTTCTATTGAGAAATGGGTTTGTGTCATAAAACCCGGAAGAATTTTGTATGAAGTTGGGGGAGTTAGTGAAGAACTAGCTAAAAGTGCATTTGAGTTGGCTTCTTCTAAGCTTAACATTAATACAAAATTTGTAAAAAGTGGGGAGTGGCTATGA
- the rpsC gene encoding 30S ribosomal protein S3, translating to MGQKVNPIGLRLGIIRSWSSRWFAKSNFKDKLLEDQKIRKEVKAKLYYAGISNIEIERKMNKLTLNIYAARPGILIGKKGSEVEKIKNFVDDITKSEVSVNIREVNTPETDAQLIAENIALQIEKRTHFRRAMKKAAYLAQRKGAQGIKIQCAGKLGGVEMARTEWLKEGRVPLTTLRANIDYGFAESLTTAGIIGIKVWVFKGYVMD from the coding sequence TTGGGTCAAAAGGTTAACCCGATTGGATTAAGGTTAGGGATAATAAGAAGCTGGTCATCAAGATGGTTTGCAAAAAGCAATTTTAAGGACAAGTTGTTAGAAGATCAAAAAATAAGAAAAGAAGTTAAAGCAAAGCTATATTATGCTGGTATTTCAAATATAGAAATAGAAAGAAAAATGAACAAGTTGACACTAAATATATATGCAGCAAGGCCAGGTATTTTAATAGGTAAAAAAGGCTCGGAAGTTGAAAAGATTAAAAACTTTGTTGATGACATTACTAAGTCAGAAGTGTCAGTAAATATTAGAGAAGTCAATACGCCTGAAACTGACGCACAGTTGATAGCAGAAAATATTGCTTTACAAATTGAGAAGAGAACACACTTTAGAAGGGCAATGAAAAAAGCGGCATACTTAGCTCAAAGAAAAGGCGCTCAAGGCATAAAGATACAGTGTGCTGGCAAATTAGGTGGAGTTGAGATGGCTAGAACAGAGTGGCTAAAGGAAGGTCGGGTACCGCTTACCACACTTAGAGCAAATATTGATTACGGGTTTGCTGAAAGTTTGACAACGGCTGGCATAATAGGTATAAAAGTTTGGGTATTTAAAGGTTATGTAATGGATTAA
- the rplV gene encoding 50S ribosomal protein L22, with product MEHTVKLSRARISPIKVRQVTSLIKGKKANEAVSILKLVPKKSAFILSKLLESAIAGCLEKGEDPNKFYVKTVCADDGIRLKRFRPMAMGRAGKILKRSTNIKLVLAKEVGFGSKG from the coding sequence GTGGAACATACGGTGAAGTTATCAAGGGCAAGAATATCGCCCATTAAAGTTAGACAAGTAACAAGTTTAATAAAAGGTAAAAAAGCAAATGAAGCTGTATCTATATTGAAACTTGTTCCTAAAAAAAGCGCTTTCATTCTTTCAAAATTGTTGGAATCAGCTATTGCTGGTTGCTTAGAAAAAGGTGAAGACCCTAATAAATTTTATGTAAAGACAGTATGCGCAGATGATGGCATAAGGTTAAAAAGATTCAGACCGATGGCAATGGGGCGCGCAGGAAAGATCTTAAAGAGAAGCACAAACATAAAGCTCGTGTTGGCAAAGGAGGTGGGTTTTGGGTCAAAAGGTTAA
- the rpsS gene encoding 30S ribosomal protein S19, with translation MARSIKKGPFVDEKLLKKASQAKIEGKKTIIKTWSRRSVIVPEFVGLTFGVHNGRKFIPVYVTENMVGYKLGEFSPTRTFKGHKGVVQKKIGK, from the coding sequence ATGGCAAGGTCAATAAAAAAAGGGCCATTTGTTGATGAAAAGCTACTTAAGAAAGCTAGTCAAGCAAAAATAGAAGGCAAAAAAACAATAATAAAAACATGGTCTAGAAGAAGTGTTATTGTGCCTGAGTTTGTTGGTTTAACATTTGGAGTGCACAACGGTAGAAAATTTATACCTGTATACGTTACAGAAAATATGGTTGGCTACAAACTAGGTGAATTTTCACCAACAAGGACTTTTAAAGGCCATAAAGGCGTAGTTCAAAAGAAAATAGGTAAGTAG
- the rplB gene encoding 50S ribosomal protein L2, translated as MGIKFFKPVTNGMRFASGSDFSEITKTEPEKSLTVVLKKKSGRNNKGHITIRFRGGGTRNLYRIIDFKRDKRDIEAVVKAIEYDPNRSARIALLSYKDGEKRYILAPVGLNVNDKVQAGENIEPKVGNALPLRKIPVGSFIHNIELKINGGGKLARGAGTFAQLMAKEGKYVTLKLPSGEMRYVLADCYATIGQVGNIDQNNINYGKAGRIRHMGRRPHVRGVAMNPIDHPHGGGEGKTGTGGTPVTPWGKPTKGYKTRHNKRTDKFIIKRIN; from the coding sequence ATGGGGATAAAGTTCTTTAAACCGGTTACAAACGGCATGAGGTTTGCAAGTGGCAGTGATTTTAGTGAAATAACAAAAACGGAGCCTGAAAAATCTCTAACTGTAGTCTTAAAAAAGAAATCTGGTAGAAATAATAAAGGACATATAACAATAAGGTTTCGAGGTGGTGGCACAAGAAATCTATATCGTATTATTGATTTTAAAAGAGATAAAAGAGATATAGAAGCAGTAGTTAAAGCTATAGAATACGATCCAAATCGAAGCGCCAGAATAGCTTTGCTGTCGTATAAAGATGGTGAGAAAAGATATATTTTGGCTCCTGTTGGCTTGAATGTGAATGATAAGGTTCAAGCTGGTGAGAATATTGAGCCAAAAGTTGGAAATGCTCTTCCTCTCAGGAAAATTCCTGTTGGCAGTTTTATTCACAATATAGAGTTAAAAATCAATGGTGGTGGGAAATTAGCAAGAGGTGCCGGGACATTTGCTCAGTTAATGGCAAAAGAAGGCAAATATGTTACCTTAAAATTACCAAGTGGTGAGATGAGGTATGTGTTGGCTGATTGCTACGCAACTATTGGCCAGGTTGGAAATATCGACCAGAATAATATAAACTATGGTAAAGCAGGAAGAATAAGACATATGGGAAGAAGACCACACGTTAGAGGCGTGGCAATGAACCCAATTGATCATCCTCATGGCGGTGGCGAAGGTAAAACAGGCACTGGCGGCACACCAGTAACACCGTGGGGTAAACCAACAAAAGGTTACAAAACAAGGCACAATAAACGTACCGATAAATTTATCATTAAGAGAATTAATTAG
- the rplW gene encoding 50S ribosomal protein L23 produces MDKWSIIQGRVVSEKALMMQEFNKYEFYVPVNATKPEIKKSIESIFNVKVNDVNVLNSKGKLKVFRSIIGKKNSKKKCVVTLKKGYNINL; encoded by the coding sequence ATGGATAAATGGAGTATTATTCAAGGCCGAGTAGTTTCAGAAAAAGCTCTTATGATGCAAGAGTTTAATAAATATGAGTTTTATGTGCCAGTAAATGCTACCAAGCCTGAAATAAAAAAATCAATTGAATCTATTTTTAATGTGAAAGTTAATGATGTAAATGTACTTAACTCTAAGGGGAAATTAAAGGTTTTTAGGAGTATAATTGGCAAAAAAAATTCGAAAAAAAAATGTGTGGTTACACTCAAAAAAGGCTACAATATAAATTTATAA
- the rplD gene encoding 50S ribosomal protein L4, with translation MKIEYFDKDINKVGEMDFDLNYKPSKKSGVVVNRVVRVLLANKRQWTASTKTRGEVSGGGKKPWKQKGTGRARAGSIRSPLFRGGGVIFGPKPKTDFELKINKKEKRKAFLEVLMDHIEAKTLMVLNDLNFEKPKTKLASELVKKLDAEKSLFILDKNMLNAYLSLRNLKLVEVRNVDSVNVYDLIRFPKVVTTKDTFEKLSRRFTNG, from the coding sequence ATGAAAATAGAGTATTTTGATAAAGATATTAATAAGGTTGGTGAAATGGATTTTGATCTTAATTATAAACCGTCAAAGAAGTCAGGTGTTGTTGTAAATAGAGTGGTAAGAGTTTTGCTGGCTAATAAAAGACAATGGACGGCTTCGACTAAAACAAGAGGTGAAGTCTCAGGCGGTGGTAAAAAACCTTGGAAGCAAAAAGGTACGGGTAGAGCTAGAGCTGGCTCAATTAGATCACCGTTATTTAGAGGTGGTGGCGTTATTTTTGGTCCAAAGCCAAAAACTGATTTTGAATTAAAAATAAATAAAAAAGAAAAAAGAAAAGCTTTTTTGGAAGTGTTAATGGATCATATTGAGGCAAAAACTCTTATGGTGCTTAATGATTTAAACTTTGAAAAACCAAAAACAAAATTAGCCTCTGAATTGGTAAAAAAACTTGATGCTGAAAAATCCTTGTTTATTTTAGATAAAAACATGTTGAATGCTTATTTGTCGCTAAGGAATTTAAAATTAGTTGAGGTTAGAAATGTTGATAGTGTTAATGTTTATGATTTAATTAGATTTCCCAAAGTTGTGACAACAAAGGATACTTTTGAAAAATTAAGCAGGAGATTTACCAATGGATAA
- the rplC gene encoding 50S ribosomal protein L3 has product MVGLIAKKIGMSRIFVEGNAVAVTVLEAEPAIVTQIKTKDNDGYDAIQVGFVDTKEIRITKAQLGHLKKSNATPKKYLKEFKIKDTNDFTLGNKIEIDIFNVGDQIDVLGISKGKGFAGAMKRYNFAGGPGGHGSMFNRRVGSIGNREWPGRVIKGKKMPGHLGNERVTIKNLKVVFIDKEKNIIAVSGAVPGSRGSYVTLLSKKEK; this is encoded by the coding sequence ATGGTAGGACTGATTGCAAAAAAGATTGGGATGTCTAGAATTTTTGTAGAGGGTAATGCGGTTGCTGTAACGGTTTTGGAAGCAGAACCTGCCATCGTTACCCAAATTAAGACGAAAGATAATGATGGGTATGATGCTATTCAGGTTGGTTTTGTTGATACAAAAGAAATCAGAATAACAAAAGCACAACTCGGCCATTTAAAAAAATCAAACGCCACACCCAAAAAATATCTAAAAGAGTTTAAGATTAAAGATACAAATGATTTTACATTGGGTAACAAAATCGAAATTGATATTTTTAATGTAGGTGATCAAATTGATGTTTTAGGTATATCAAAAGGCAAGGGCTTTGCTGGCGCAATGAAAAGGTATAACTTTGCCGGTGGTCCGGGTGGTCATGGCTCAATGTTTAATAGAAGGGTAGGCTCAATTGGAAATAGAGAATGGCCAGGTAGGGTTATAAAAGGTAAAAAAATGCCTGGACACTTAGGAAATGAGCGTGTGACAATTAAAAACCTGAAAGTTGTCTTTATTGATAAAGAAAAAAATATTATAGCTGTAAGTGGTGCTGTGCCTGGTTCTAGGGGTTCTTATGTCACCTTATTGAGCAAGAAGGAGAAATAA
- the rpsJ gene encoding 30S ribosomal protein S10, translated as MSQKIRIKLRAYEAKLLDRSVKDIIETVKRTGATIRGPIPLPTDISKYTVLRSPHVNKTSREQFEMRVHKRLLEIDEATQQTVDALMKIDLAAGVDVEVKL; from the coding sequence ATGTCGCAAAAAATTAGAATTAAACTTAGAGCTTACGAAGCAAAATTGTTGGATAGATCTGTAAAAGATATAATTGAAACTGTTAAAAGAACTGGGGCGACTATAAGAGGACCAATACCACTTCCAACTGATATTTCAAAGTATACAGTGTTAAGATCACCTCATGTTAATAAAACCTCAAGGGAGCAATTTGAAATGAGAGTTCACAAAAGACTCTTAGAGATAGACGAAGCTACTCAACAAACTGTTGATGCTTTGATGAAAATTGATTTGGCCGCTGGTGTAGACGTAGAGGTTAAACTTTAG
- the tuf gene encoding elongation factor Tu: MAKEKYVRTKPHVNIGTIGHVDHGKTTLTAAITKVLSKKGFAEFKDYSQIDNAPEERERGVTINTSHVEYETSKRHYAHVDCPGHADYIKNMITGAAQMDGAILVVSAADGPMPQTREHILLARQVGVPYIVVFLNKIDMVDDPELIDLVEMEVRELLSKYNFPGDDVPVIRGSALKALESDSDNEWTKAIEDLINAVDEYIPTPERDSAKPFLMPIEDIFTISGRGTVVTGRVERGVIKTGDEVEIVGLKPTQKTVATSLEMFRKILDEALPGDNVGVLLRGTKKEEVERGMVLAKPGSITPHTKFKAQVYILTKEEGGRHTPFFNGYRPQFYVRTTDVTGTVVLKEGVEMVMPGDNVEMEVELIAPIALEKETRFAIREGGKTVGAGVVIEIMK, translated from the coding sequence ATGGCAAAGGAAAAATATGTTCGTACCAAACCTCACGTAAATATTGGTACAATTGGACACGTTGATCATGGCAAGACTACTTTAACTGCAGCTATAACAAAGGTTTTATCAAAAAAAGGTTTTGCAGAGTTTAAAGATTACTCTCAAATAGATAACGCTCCAGAAGAAAGAGAAAGGGGTGTTACTATCAATACTTCTCATGTTGAGTATGAGACATCCAAAAGGCACTACGCACATGTTGATTGCCCAGGGCATGCTGACTACATAAAAAATATGATCACAGGTGCAGCCCAGATGGACGGCGCAATACTTGTTGTTTCAGCAGCAGATGGTCCAATGCCACAAACAAGGGAGCACATTTTGCTTGCCCGCCAGGTTGGTGTGCCATACATTGTGGTATTTTTAAATAAGATAGACATGGTCGATGATCCAGAACTTATAGACCTTGTAGAAATGGAAGTAAGAGAGCTACTTTCCAAATACAACTTCCCAGGCGATGATGTACCAGTTATAAGGGGTAGCGCACTAAAAGCATTAGAGTCTGATTCAGATAATGAATGGACTAAAGCCATAGAAGACTTAATAAATGCGGTAGATGAATATATCCCAACACCGGAACGTGATTCAGCTAAACCATTCCTTATGCCAATCGAAGATATATTCACAATCTCTGGTCGTGGCACTGTTGTAACAGGTAGGGTAGAGCGCGGTGTAATAAAGACAGGCGATGAAGTAGAAATAGTAGGTCTAAAACCCACACAAAAGACCGTTGCAACGTCTCTTGAGATGTTTAGAAAGATACTTGATGAAGCATTACCTGGAGATAACGTAGGCGTACTCTTAAGAGGTACAAAGAAAGAAGAAGTAGAACGCGGTATGGTCCTTGCAAAACCAGGCTCCATTACACCACATACCAAATTTAAAGCTCAGGTATACATTCTAACAAAAGAAGAAGGCGGCAGACACACACCATTCTTTAATGGCTACAGGCCACAATTCTACGTAAGAACAACAGATGTAACAGGCACAGTTGTTCTCAAAGAAGGTGTAGAAATGGTAATGCCAGGTGATAATGTGGAAATGGAAGTAGAACTAATTGCTCCAATAGCACTTGAAAAAGAAACAAGATTTGCTATAAGAGAAGGTGGTAAAACTGTTGGCGCTGGTGTAGTAATTGAGATTATGAAGTGA
- the fusA gene encoding elongation factor G: MSRAYPLEKVRNIGIIAHIDAGKTTTSERILFYTGVSHKIGEVHEGTATMDWMEQEKERGITITSASTVCFWKDYKINLIDTPGHVDFTVEVERSLRVLDGAVGVFCAVSGVEPQSETVWRQANKYNVPRIAFVNKMDRTGANFFNVVKEINTKLGSVPIALQIPIGSESSFIGVVDLVKMKAIIWDSDVLGASFSEKEIPADLLGLAKEYRSKMIETIADFDEELMMDYLDGKEIAEGKIITTIRKATLSGKCTPVLCGSAFKNKGVQPLLDAVTLYLPSAIDVGGVKGKGLSGEEEEREPDDNEPLCALAFKILSDPYVGKLTYLRIYSGILKAGSYILNSAKGKKERIGRLLLMHSNKREDIEEAHAGDIVAAIGLKYTATGDTLCAEDEPIVLEAMEFPEPVISIAVEPKTKADQEKLSNGLQKLAEEDPTFRIKFDEETAQTIISGMGELHLEIIVDRLKREFNVNVNTGKPQVAYKESIKVKVKKQGKFVRQTGGHGQYGDVWLEVGPQERGKGITFVNKIVGGVIPKEFIPAIGEGVKEAAENGVLAGYEVIDVIATLVDGSYHEVDSSEMAFKIAGSMAFKEALKAAKPYLLEPIMDVEVSSPEQYLGDVIGDLSSRRGKIKNMEDKSGVKVIRADIPLGEMFGYATTLRSITQGRGTYVMQFSTYEEVPSSIAEKIIKKEV, from the coding sequence TTGAGTAGAGCGTACCCTTTGGAAAAAGTTAGGAATATAGGAATTATAGCTCATATAGACGCAGGTAAAACTACAACATCAGAGAGGATTTTGTTCTATACGGGCGTTTCACATAAAATTGGCGAAGTACATGAAGGTACAGCTACAATGGACTGGATGGAACAAGAAAAAGAACGAGGTATTACAATTACCTCTGCTTCGACCGTATGCTTTTGGAAAGATTATAAGATTAACCTAATAGATACTCCAGGCCATGTAGACTTTACAGTAGAAGTTGAAAGGTCTTTAAGGGTTCTTGATGGTGCTGTAGGTGTTTTTTGTGCAGTTAGTGGCGTTGAACCCCAATCAGAAACTGTTTGGCGCCAAGCTAATAAATACAATGTCCCAAGAATTGCATTTGTAAATAAAATGGATAGAACTGGTGCTAATTTTTTCAATGTAGTTAAAGAAATAAATACAAAATTGGGATCTGTACCAATAGCATTACAAATCCCAATTGGTTCTGAAAGCAGTTTTATAGGAGTAGTTGATCTAGTTAAAATGAAGGCAATTATTTGGGATTCCGATGTGCTTGGTGCTAGCTTTAGCGAAAAAGAAATACCTGCTGATCTTTTGGGGTTAGCCAAAGAGTATCGTTCGAAAATGATTGAAACAATAGCCGATTTTGATGAAGAATTAATGATGGATTATCTAGATGGCAAAGAAATAGCAGAAGGTAAAATTATTACTACAATTAGAAAAGCTACATTATCAGGAAAGTGTACACCAGTGCTATGTGGTAGTGCTTTTAAAAACAAAGGCGTTCAGCCATTGCTTGATGCTGTAACACTTTATTTGCCATCAGCTATCGATGTTGGTGGAGTTAAGGGAAAAGGTTTATCAGGCGAAGAAGAGGAAAGAGAGCCAGATGACAATGAGCCGTTGTGTGCTTTGGCTTTTAAAATATTAAGCGATCCGTATGTAGGTAAACTTACATACTTAAGAATATATTCTGGAATTTTGAAAGCGGGTTCTTACATATTGAATTCCGCAAAAGGCAAAAAAGAAAGGATAGGAAGGCTTCTTTTGATGCACTCAAACAAAAGGGAAGACATAGAAGAAGCACATGCTGGTGATATTGTTGCAGCAATTGGTTTAAAATACACTGCAACAGGAGATACATTGTGTGCTGAAGATGAACCAATAGTGCTTGAGGCTATGGAATTTCCAGAACCTGTAATATCTATCGCAGTAGAACCTAAAACAAAAGCAGATCAGGAAAAGTTATCAAATGGCCTTCAAAAATTAGCAGAAGAAGATCCTACATTTAGGATAAAATTTGATGAAGAAACGGCCCAAACGATCATATCGGGTATGGGGGAGCTTCATCTTGAAATTATTGTAGACAGACTAAAAAGAGAATTTAATGTAAATGTAAATACAGGCAAACCGCAGGTAGCATATAAAGAAAGTATTAAAGTTAAAGTCAAAAAACAGGGTAAATTTGTGCGCCAAACTGGCGGTCATGGTCAGTATGGTGATGTCTGGCTTGAAGTTGGACCACAAGAACGCGGCAAAGGTATAACATTTGTTAATAAGATCGTCGGAGGTGTTATACCAAAAGAATTTATACCTGCCATAGGGGAAGGTGTTAAAGAAGCTGCAGAGAATGGAGTTTTAGCAGGTTATGAGGTAATAGATGTTATTGCTACGCTAGTGGATGGATCATACCATGAGGTGGATTCATCCGAGATGGCTTTTAAGATAGCAGGTTCTATGGCTTTCAAAGAAGCTCTTAAAGCTGCTAAGCCTTATTTATTGGAACCCATTATGGACGTTGAGGTTTCTTCGCCAGAGCAGTATTTGGGTGATGTTATAGGTGACTTGAGTTCAAGAAGAGGTAAAATCAAAAACATGGAAGATAAATCTGGTGTTAAAGTTATTAGAGCTGATATACCACTTGGCGAAATGTTTGGGTATGCTACAACCTTGAGATCAATTACTCAAGGCCGTGGTACTTATGTAATGCAGTTTTCGACTTATGAAGAAGTTCCAAGCTCTATTGCAGAAAAGATAATAAAGAAAGAAGTTTAG
- the rpsG gene encoding 30S ribosomal protein S7 codes for MRRRRAEKRQTQSDLVYNSLLIQKTINKIMYDGKKSLAQRIFYKSFDIIKEKTGQNPLEVFEQALNNIMPKLEVRPRRVGGATYQVPVEVRRERQVSLAIRWFVNYSRSRNEKRMFEKLAGEILDAFNNRGGAVKKKEDTHKMAEANRAFAHYKW; via the coding sequence ATGAGAAGAAGAAGAGCTGAAAAGAGACAAACACAAAGCGATTTAGTCTATAATAGTTTATTAATTCAAAAAACTATAAATAAAATAATGTACGATGGTAAGAAATCTCTTGCTCAAAGGATATTTTATAAAAGTTTTGATATAATAAAAGAAAAAACTGGCCAAAATCCTTTAGAAGTATTTGAACAAGCACTAAACAATATTATGCCAAAGCTTGAGGTTAGGCCAAGAAGGGTTGGCGGTGCAACATACCAAGTGCCAGTCGAGGTAAGAAGAGAAAGACAAGTTAGCCTTGCTATTCGTTGGTTTGTGAATTATTCAAGATCAAGAAACGAAAAAAGAATGTTTGAAAAATTAGCAGGCGAGATTTTAGACGCTTTTAATAATAGAGGCGGAGCGGTTAAGAAAAAAGAAGATACGCACAAGATGGCCGAAGCAAATCGAGCTTTTGCACACTATAAGTGGTGA